One window from the genome of Populus alba chromosome 15, ASM523922v2, whole genome shotgun sequence encodes:
- the LOC118033760 gene encoding IQ domain-containing protein IQM2 produces the protein MESVASETVDDTLIVNGTSSSQEKAEISATYSWSHSRERDHAAATRIQKHYRGFRTRRNLADSIIAVELLWQTTLSRTPNTDVDVYIESEKHILSLLKWAETRVEKCGKNLSRGQLALLHCWETIDPLFYRLTLCFLSLQIDPRRRYSQNSYFFNLIWGDQCFLGSWKFDSNKIRDLKRSGESLFTTGKPTSVELRMDTTSSTQNWISELTKTWTTWKGALPRWLEVIDPRHRVGRNLNFYFQKWMTSSGGQPFFYWLDVGDGKTVNHPECSREKLRQERNTYLELVCLIYPLLKNYIYSIPLPANTLFS, from the exons ATGGAGAGCGTTGCATCTG AAACTGTAGACGATACTTTAATCGTCAATGGTACAAGCAGCTCCCAAGAAAAAGCAGAAATTAGCG CTACTTATTCCTGGAGCCACAGCCGTGAAAGAGATCACGCTGCCGCAACTAGGATTCAAAAACACTACAGAGGTTTTCGGACCAGACGAAACCTAGCAGACAGTATAATTGCGGTTGAGTTACTATG GCAAACGACCCTGTCTCGTACCCCAAATACGGATGTAGATGTATACATCGAGAGTGAAAAACATATCTTGTCACTCTTGAAATGGGCAGAAACAAGAGTTGAGAAG TGTGGTAAAAATCTATCCAGAGGTCAACTGGCCCTACTACATTGCTGGGAAACT ATTGATCCACTATTTTACAGATTAACTCTATGTTTTTTGTCCTTACAGATTGATCCACGACGTCGTTATTCTcagaattcatatttttttaatctgatcTGGGGCGATCAATGTTTCCTGGGGAG TTGGAAGTTTGACTCAAATAAAATTCGTGATCTAAAGAGATCAGGAGAATCATTATTCACTACTGGAAAGCCAACATCTGTTGAACTAAGAATGGATACGACATCATCAAcccag AATTGGATATCTGAGCTTACGAAGACTTGGACCACCTGGAAAGGAGCCTTGCCACGTTGGCTGGAAGTT ATTGATCCACGCCATCGGGTTGGACGCAATTTAAACTTTTACTTTCAGAAGTGGATGACTAGCAGTGGTGGCCAACCTTTCTTCTACTG GTTGGACGTTGGCGATGGAAAAACAGTAAATCATCCGGAATGCTCAAGGGAAAAGCTGCGTCAGGAACGCAATACATATCTTGAACTAGTATGTCTTATTTACCCTCTCCTGAAGAATTATATATACTCCATCCCCTTGCCTGCAAATACCCTGTTCTCATGA
- the LOC118042532 gene encoding uncharacterized protein, producing the protein MSDSQNSTLATFHGDDKMEEDSGSVGLIGEVVGLGDRIKEEQMHTGNKEHSLNSHDPVDHVCEPRPNTVTTAEPPFKVFSKSVSKTDIESRLSFPTHFLHNFPVPEGSNLIEFQVIDTRGKLWKFKLSFRSGSGAYRKPVITGEWLSFVKDKGVQVGDTVTIFKQNNGTNECQYSISVTRRVFNVLATLPA; encoded by the exons ATGTCGGATTCTCAGAACAGCACGCTAG CAACGTTTCATGGTGATGACAAGATGGAAGAGGACTCTGGATCTGTGGGATTGATTGGTGAAGTTGTGGGTCTTGGTGATAGAATCAAGGAAGAACAAATGCATACCGGGAATAAGGAGCACTCTTTGAATAGTCATGATCCTGTAGATCATGTTTGTGAGCCACGTCCTAACACAG TCACAACAGCGGAACCACCATTTAAGGTCTTCTCAAAAAGTGTGTCTAAGACTGACATAGAGAGTAGACTGAGCTTTCCTACACATTTTCTACATAATTTCCCAGTGCCTGAAGGttcaaatttaattgagttcCAAGTAATCGACACTCGTGGGAAGCTGTGGAAGTTTAAGCTATCCTTTCGTTCTGGTTCTGGAGCGTATCGTAAACCTGTTATCACTGGGGAGTGGCTTAGTTTTGTGAAGGATAAAGGTGTCCAGGTAGGTGATACCGTAACAATATTTAAGCAAAATAATGGAACTAATGAATGCCAATACAGCATTTCAGTGACCAGAAGGGTTTTCAATGTTTTGGCTACTTTGCCAGCTTGA